The Anolis sagrei isolate rAnoSag1 chromosome Y, rAnoSag1.mat, whole genome shotgun sequence genome contains a region encoding:
- the LOC137095159 gene encoding zinc finger protein Rlf-like, translating into MADAEADAALRPETQRLAAGLRSRLGQLQAELGERRANGASSSSSEAYCREFCQILLQYAGNRDASEHILPFLEVYQVAIQSFASARPYLTTECEDVLLVLGRLVLSCFELLLSVPESEEQSKPLLRLFQSIQDSHNALLEFGDNSVEVLAEICKEGIWKNPVLLKIISQQPVEAEEVNKLIKREGPTFLQVRIKHLMKTNCLLQAASLAKLCKDSAEISDTSPFLQAYITCLCSMHPNEESFKEIAKVDCKEVLDMICNLEAESQESTAFILCTTYLTQQLQTGNVYCSWELTLCWSKLQRRIDPSLDSFLERCRQFGIIARTLQHLFFLIRVIQAEAEEAGLAVSVLLCVRALQLRSNENNEMKSSVCKTIACLLPEDLEVRRACQLTEYLLDPKEEGYNLLEDLYLLPDQKFDEENAPVPNSLRCELLLALKAYWPFDPEFWDWKTLRRHCLKLLGKQVSESEDDLSCNEMSFNETELLDSLLSDCEEGKKEGRFEGINQPKMRVRIKKPIGSSERYQRWLQYKFFCAICKRECIEARILHHSKMHIEGSLFTCPVCIKKFKSKDVFVRHVMEHVKMPPSGKHRAKKKMLIKKKKMTNSRLSRFAYPAHVENQPLKIMPREKPKINPQDYVTFSKLEDCHLQDRDIYPCPGTDCSRVFKQFKYLSVHLKAEHQNNDENAMHYLNMKNRREKCSYCRRHFMSAVHLQEHEQMHTGPQPYMCVSVGCYARFNSVNELLHHKQQHDDLRYKCELSGCNVFFSDLGQLYHHEAQHFRDASYTCNFYGCKKFYYSKSEFTNHLSMHISNGEMKEMPIKHEDHVSRDNHACLSDSAVVEQKDPPHLKESPSLPSGSTNSEGTLMVKQEPLSDEEVDGKSNSSMGSNIESLTNENEVALLTETVDCGQAAPSAVLLHEKVFHPFNFKERYSNVAVYFDGKMFTCGFEGCGSTYNNSKGMQKHLRRAHPYNFKPKRRHSLKAKDIGQFNKSLYNSSAGEIGSELQNHSDTNGDSPDILDGNTSPNDKCFLTDEPCPSPETSFCEYAKARSTENAMLELLLGLKHLSLTNSSGRFGSFSRLLQSYSSKGSNSEDESISDHFLEEHQGKLPNQYLTQLAAKPFFCEHQGCSCEFVTREALLTHYVRKHNYSKEMVLQLNMFQYRYSPFKCHICQRSFTRKTHLRVHYRNKHKLGNMTATQKLFGNESVEDGDCVEDMLNSSAASMSSFYANTEEELDGQSKLTDEQRCHSKKGELSSETDLESSEEGESCVSEKQTKLSTLESHRKGLEAREGRGSKRTVAKGNLCYILHKYHKPFHCVHKNCSSAFTNQKGLIRHYRTVHQYNKEQLCLEKDKARTKRELAKCKKDKACSKSFLCPKSLAKHCSDFHTLDHGEDSKMLSETDSVRFPCHHPHCTAAFYSFHKLKHHLMEEHSKEEEVNKEIEIHCDLNGCNRVFTTYSRYCQHVYFRHGVIGGAKGQSCLKDRCGRHNVSNKMRHISEKVEKNNNKNKGKQFYNFRTREEALQMCRDNYDQTQYPCMIHGCPSVVKLESSIVRHYKRTHQMASVYIEKQYEQLVLCVECGTVINDPCLEGTQSTNKEANHNAKQDVTLRSAYQHGREECLGLNSDFDHEDKDSKNSRCSASDKPPEAGALLCTGTLKHTHSPTSRCFEERSAVESAQQCKTNLGKIHGTSQDRESDERENNSYCMRSYTQLPREKDASDWQPNTSKLPLSASKTKLQNQPTPKPFDLKSFKPMGFESSFLKFIQESEARGDDDDDNEGNSEYEWEPPEQPERCGMAKRAKDIKRDLPQSRAKCEHVSAAVSKKSNGSKAQGQLRGVQPLLSTDSPIPSLENLRAILDKALTNCGDHALKQLHYLRPVVVLERSKFSTSLIDFFPTKKADHLCVGSS; encoded by the exons atatTGCTACAATATGCTGGCAATCGGGATGCTTCTGAGCACATTTTGCCTTTTCTGGAAGTTTATCAAGTCGCCATTCAGAGCTTTGCCAGTGCCCGACCTTACCTGACTACAGAATGTGAAGATGTTCTTCTGGTACTTGGCAGGCTAGTGCT GAGTTGTTTTGAACTACTACTTTCTGTGCCTGAAAGTGAAGAGCAGTCAAAACCATTGTTAAGGTTGTTTCAGTCCATACAG GATTCTCATAATGCTCTACTTGAATTTGGAGATAATAGTGTTGAAGTCCTGGCTGAAATCTGCAAGGAAGGTATTTGGAAGAATCCAGTTCTTTTAAAGATTATATCACAGCAACCAGTAGAAGCAGAAGAAG TCAACAAGCTGATCAAACGGGAAGGACCCACCTTTCTCCAGGTGCGAATAAAACATTTAATGAAGACTAACTGCCTTCTTCAAGCTGCCTCCTTGGCTAAACTGTGTAAAGACTCTGCAGAAATTTCAGATACATCACCTTTTCTCCAAGCCTATATCACATGCTTGTGTTCCATGCATCCAAATGAAGAGTCCTTTAAAGAG attgcaaAAGTGGACTGCAAAGAGGTTCTTGATATGATATGTAATCTAGAAGCCGAGAGCCAAGAGAGTACTGCGTTTATTCTTTGCACAACGTACCTCACTCAGCAGCTTCAAACTGGAAATGTATACTGCTCTTG GGAACTGACTTTGTGTTGGAGCAAATTGCAAAGAAGGATTGACCCATCTTTAGACTCCTTTCTGGAGCGATGTCGGCAATTTGGCATTATTGCGAGAACGTTGCAGCACTTGTTCTTTCTTATAAGAGTCATACAAGCTGAG GCAGAAGAAGCAGGCCTGGCTGTATCTGTTTTGTTATGTGTAAGAGCCCTACAACTTAGATCAAATGAAAACAATGAAATGAAGTCCTCCGTATGCAAAACAATTGCATGCCTTTTGCCAGAAGATCTTGAAGTCAGAAGAGCATGCCAGCTCACTGAATACTTGCTTGACCCAAAGGAAGAAGGATATAATCTGCTTGAAGACCTCTACCTGTTACCAGATCAAAAGTTTGATGAAgaaaatgcacctgttccaaaCTCACTCCGTTGTGAGCTCTTGTTGGCTTTAAAAGCTTATTGGCCATTTGATCCAGAATTTTGGGATTGGAAGACACTGAGGCGGCATTGTCTTAAATTGTTAGGAAAACAAGTTTCTGAGTCAGAGGATGACCTGAGTTGTAATGAGATGTCATTCAATGAGACTGAACTGTTAGATAGTCTCCTAAGTGACTGTgaagaaggcaagaaagaaggcAGGTTTGAAGGCATAAATCAGCCAAAAATGAGAGTGAGAATCAAAAAGCCAATTGGTTCCTCAGAGAGATACCAGCGATGGCTTCAGTACAAATTCTTCTGTGCCATTTGCAAAAGGGAGTGCATTGAGGCCAGAATACTTCACCATTCTAAGATGCATATAGAAGGCAGTCTTTTTACATGCCCAGTGTGTATTAAAAAGTTCAAAAGTAAGGATGTCTTTGTGCGTCATGTGATGGAGCATGTAAAAATGCCTCCTAGTGGAAAACACCGtgcaaagaaaaaaatgctgataaagaaaaaaaaaatgacaaacaGTAGACTGTCAAGGTTTGCTTATCCAGCACATGTAGAAAATCAGCCTTTGAAAATAATGCCGCGTGAAAAGCCCAAGATAAATCCTCAAGACTATGTCACATTTAGCAAACTAGAAGACTGTCACCTGCAAGACAGAGATATATATCCATGTCCAGGCACAGATTGTTCCAGAGTTTTTAAGCAGTTCAAGTACTTAAGTGTTCATTTAAAAGCTGAACACCAAAACAATGATGAAAATGCAATGCATTACTTAAACATGAAAAACCGGCGTGAGAAGTGTTCGTATTGCAGGCGACATTTCATGTCAGCAGTCCATCTGCAGGAACATGAGCAAATGCACACTGGACCTCAGCCTtacatgtgtgtgtctgtgggtTGCTATGCTAGGTTTAATTCTGTCAATGAGCTGCTACATCACAAGCAGCAGCATGATGATCTGCGTTATAAATGTGAGCTCAGTGGCTGTAATGTTTTTTTCAGTGACTTAGGACAACTCTACCACCATGAAGCCCAGCATTTTAGAGATGCATCATACACTTGTAATTTCTATGGCTGTAAAAAGTTTTACTATTCCAAAAGTGAGTTTACAAATCACCTATCGATGCATATTTCAAATGGTGAAATGAAGGAGATGCCGATTAAACACGAGGATCACGTTTCCAGGGACAATCATGCCTGTCTTTCCGATTCTGCAGTGGTTGAACAAAAAGATCCTCCCCATCTCAAGGAGAGTCCTAGTTTGCCTTCTGGATCTACAAATTCAGAAGGAACCTTGATGGTTAAACAAGAGCCTTTGTCTGATGAAGAGGTAGATGGCAAAAGTAATAGTAGTATGGGAAGCAATATTGAATCCTTAACCAATGAGAATGAGGTGGCTTTACTAACTGAAACAGTGGATTGTGGTCAGGCAGCTCCTAGTGCTGTATTACTTCATGAGAAGGTCTTCCACCCATTCAATTTCAAAGAACGGTATTCTAACGTGGCTGTCTATTTTGATGGGAAAATGTTTACTTGTGGCTTTGAAGGCTGTGGATCAACATACAACAATTCAAAGGGTATGCAGAAACACCTTCGAAGGGCTCATCCATACAATTTCAAACCTAAAAGGAGGCATAGCCTAAAGGCTAAAGATATTGGTCAGTTCAATAAAAGCCTGTATAATAGCTCTGCTGGAGAAATTGGCTCAGAGCTCCAGAATCATTCAGATACAAATGGAGATTCTCCAGACATTTTAGATGGTAATACAAGCCCTAATGACAAATGCTTTTTAACAGACGAACCTTGTCCTTCTCCGGAAACATCCTTTTGTGAATATGCTAAAGCACGAAGTACAGAGAATGCAATGTTGGAGCTGCTCTTGGGCTTAAAGCATTTAAGTTTAACAAATTCTAGTGGCCGATTTGGAAGTTTTTCCAGATTGTTGCAGTCATACTCATCCAAGGGCTCCAACTCTGAAGATGAATCTATCTCAGACCATTTTCTTGAAGAGCATCAAGGCAAGCTACCAAATCAATACCTTACTCAGTTGGCAGCCAAACCATTTTTCTGTGAGCATCAAGGTTGCAGTTGTGAATTTGTGACCAGAGAAGCACTATTGACACATTATGTTAGAAAACATAATTATTCAAAAGAGATGGTGCTTCAGTTGAACATGTTTCAGTACCGCTATTCACCCTTTAAATGTCATATTTGCCAAAGATCATTTACAAGGAAAACACATCTTAGAGTTCATTATAGAAACAAGCATAAACTTGGCAATATGACAGCCACTCAAAAACTGTTTGGAAATGAAAGTGTTGAGGATGGTGATTGCGTGGAGGATATGCTGAACAGCAGTGCGGCTTCAATGTCATCCTTCTACGCCAATacagaggaagaacttgatggcCAAAGTAAACTTACTGATGAACAACGGTGTCATTCCAAGAAGGGGGAGCTCAGTTCTGAAACAGATCTGGAATCTAGTGAGGAAGGAGAGAGTTGTGTAAGTGAGAAACAGACTAAACTCTCCACATTGGAAAGCCACCGAAAAGGACTAGAAGCACGAGAGGGGAGGGGAAGTAAAAGAACAGTTGCCAAAGGAAATCTTTGTTACATTTTACATAAATACCACAAGCCATTCCATTGTGTTCATAAAAATTGCAGTTCTGCATTTACTAATCAGAAAGGCTTGATTCGTCACTATAGAACTGTACACCAGTATAACAAAGAGCAACTCTGTTTGGAAAAGGACAAAGCGAGAACAAAGAGGGAACTTGCCAAATGTAAAAAAGATAAGGCATGTAGCAAGAGTTTTCTGTGTCCTAAATCACTTGCTAAGCACTGCAGTGACTTTCATACACTTGATCATGGAGAAGATTCAAAAATGCTTTCTGAAACTGACTCTGTTAGATTCCCCTGTCATCACCCTCACTGTACAGCGGCATTTTATTCCTTTCACAAATTAAAACACCACTTGATGGAAGAACATTCTAAGGAGGAAGAAGTAAATAAAGAGATTGAAATCCATTGTGATCTCAATGGCTGTAACAGAGTTTTCACAACGTACAGCCGTTATTGTCAGCATGTTTATTTTCGACATGGTGTCATAGGAGGTGCCAAAGGACAAAGCTGCTTGAAAGACCGGTGTGGAAGGCATAATGTGAGTAACAAAATGAGACATATCagtgagaaggttgagaagaacaataataaaaacaaagggAAGCAGTTCTATAATTTCAGAACAAGAGAAGAGGCCTTGCAGATGTGCAGAGACAACTACGACCAGACGCAGTATCCATGCATGATTCACGGCTGTCCTTCAGTAGTAAAACTGGAAAGCAGTATTGTGAGACATTACAAGCGTACCCATCAGATGGCCAGTGTTTATATAGAAAAGCAATATGAGCAGCTTGTACTTTGTGTTGAATGCGGTACTGTGATAAATGATCCTTGTTTAGAAGGGACTCAGAGTACAAATAAAGAAGCAAATCATAACGCTAAACAGGATGTGACATTACGCTCTGCATATCAGCATGGAAGGGAGGAGTGTCTTGGTCTGAACTCTGATTTTGATCATGAAGATAAAGACAGTAAAAATAGCAGATGTTCTGCAAGTGACAAGCCTCCAGAAGCTGGTGCCTTATTGTGTACAGGCACTTTAAAACATACCCACAGTCccacatccagatgttttgaagaACGTAGTGCAGTTGAATCAGCTCAGCAGTGCAAAACAAACTTGGGAAAAATTCATGGAACATCCCAGGACAGAGAGAGCGATGAAAGAGAGAATAACTCTTATTGCATGAGGTCATATACACAGTTACCAAGGGAGAAGGATGCTAGTGATTGGCAACCAAATACTAGTAAGCTTCCTCTTTCTGCTTCAAAAACCAAATTACAGAACCAGCCAACACCTAAGCCCTTTGATCTAAAGTCCTTCAAACCAATGGGATTTGAGTCTTCATTCTTGAAATTCATCCAAGAAAGTGAGGCACGaggagatgatgatgacgacaatgaaGGCAACTCTGAGTATGAATGGGAACCACCTGAACAACCTGAAAGATGTGGCATGGCAAAAAGAGCTAAAGACATTAAAAGGGATTTGCCACAGAGCAGAGCTAAATGTGAACATGTATCAGCAGCTGTGTCCAAGAAGAGCAATGGCTCTAAAGCGCAAGGGCAGCTGAGAGGAGTACAACCTCTCTTGTCAACTGACTCTCCTATTCCTTCTCTGGAAAATCTGAGGGCCATCTTGGATAAAGCGCTTACAAACTGTGGGGACCATGCCTTAAAACAACTGCATTATTTGCGACCAGTAGTTGTTCTTGAAAGATCTAAATTTTCCACTTCGCTCATAGACTTTTTTCCAACAAAAAAAGCAGATCATCTTTGTGTGGGAagttcataa